The following proteins are encoded in a genomic region of Dyadobacter sp. UC 10:
- a CDS encoding sugar phosphate isomerase/epimerase family protein has protein sequence MIQAINRREAIRHLSGLAAAALIPEVHASAHTKSKIKIGACDWSINGHSKIEALDTAKKIGLDGVQISLGTVANDMHLRRPEIQQLYKKASAETGVAIGGLAIGELNSIPYKSDPRTEKWVSDSIDVAKAMGCRVVLLAFFSEGDLKNDPVGTKEVIRRFKKVASKAENEGIVLGIESWLSAREHMEIIDAVGSPNIKVYYDVANSTQMGYDIFEEIPFLNKQICEVHMKENGQLLGKGIVNFEKVKKVLDDISYQGWVQIEGAVPKDGDMLTSYIANNQYLRQLYKS, from the coding sequence ATGATTCAGGCCATTAACAGGCGTGAAGCCATACGCCATTTGTCTGGCCTGGCCGCCGCCGCGCTCATCCCGGAAGTACATGCTTCCGCGCATACAAAATCGAAAATAAAGATCGGCGCCTGCGACTGGTCTATCAACGGCCACAGCAAAATCGAAGCCCTCGACACTGCCAAAAAAATCGGCCTCGACGGCGTGCAGATCAGCCTGGGCACGGTGGCCAATGATATGCATCTGAGAAGACCGGAAATTCAGCAACTATATAAAAAAGCTTCCGCGGAAACCGGCGTGGCCATTGGCGGCCTGGCGATCGGTGAATTGAACAGCATCCCCTACAAATCGGACCCGCGCACAGAAAAATGGGTCAGCGACAGCATCGATGTCGCCAAAGCCATGGGCTGTCGCGTGGTTTTGCTCGCATTCTTTTCGGAAGGCGACCTCAAAAATGACCCTGTCGGGACAAAAGAAGTGATACGAAGATTCAAAAAAGTAGCGTCAAAAGCTGAAAATGAAGGAATTGTATTGGGGATAGAATCCTGGCTGAGTGCACGCGAGCATATGGAAATCATCGACGCCGTAGGTTCTCCCAATATCAAGGTCTATTACGACGTCGCCAATTCCACCCAGATGGGCTACGATATTTTTGAAGAAATACCCTTCCTCAATAAGCAGATTTGTGAAGTGCACATGAAGGAAAACGGGCAGCTCCTGGGAAAAGGGATTGTGAATTTTGAAAAAGTAAAAAAAGTGCTGGACGATATCTCCTACCAGGGTTGGGTGCAAATCGA